A window of the Arthrobacter sp. Marseille-P9274 genome harbors these coding sequences:
- a CDS encoding MBL fold metallo-hydrolase has protein sequence MCVDLPAEMRTGLGRRRLIAGLGLGAAGLALTACTPSEASTAETARRKFGPPPSSGSNTKLVLLGTAGGPTHFPGNDSAGIASALVVGDRYYLIDAGHGVLTQLRKADLGPENKSPQEGPLDVLAGVFLTHLHSDHVVDLNNVLVNGIYNGLQSVSRIPVWGPGNRGALPPLFGKGPAPEPVNPSNPTPGAKEMTDLMVKMFATDLNDRIFDNRKPVPSQLWEGKDVPVPERYLSDPNGTPAPDMEPFTFFEDDRVKVSATLVNHAPVFPALAYRFDTDDGSVVFSGDTAKCANMVRLTRDADVLVHEVIDEDWAAALFPAPRSEADEGLYRHLIQAHTLKAEVGAIAAEANVGTLVLSHLVPVVQPERVWAECARGFDGRMVVGRDLDVIDVAR, from the coding sequence ATGTGTGTTGACTTACCGGCCGAAATGCGGACCGGCCTTGGCCGCCGCCGCTTAATCGCGGGACTCGGACTCGGTGCCGCCGGGCTCGCACTGACGGCCTGCACGCCCAGTGAAGCCAGCACGGCCGAGACGGCCCGACGCAAGTTCGGGCCGCCGCCATCCTCCGGTTCAAATACCAAGCTGGTGCTGCTCGGCACGGCCGGAGGGCCCACCCACTTTCCAGGCAATGACAGCGCAGGCATCGCTTCCGCGTTGGTCGTCGGCGACCGCTACTACCTGATTGACGCCGGGCACGGCGTGCTCACCCAATTGCGCAAGGCCGATCTGGGACCTGAGAACAAATCGCCTCAGGAGGGCCCGCTCGACGTCCTTGCCGGCGTTTTCCTGACCCACTTGCATTCGGACCACGTCGTTGACCTGAACAACGTGCTGGTCAACGGAATCTATAACGGCCTGCAAAGTGTCAGCCGGATTCCGGTCTGGGGCCCCGGCAACCGCGGGGCGCTTCCGCCGCTGTTCGGCAAGGGACCGGCTCCCGAGCCCGTCAATCCGAGTAACCCGACACCCGGCGCCAAGGAGATGACCGATCTCATGGTGAAGATGTTCGCGACAGACCTCAACGACCGGATCTTCGACAACCGGAAACCAGTGCCATCCCAATTGTGGGAAGGCAAGGACGTTCCCGTCCCCGAAAGGTACCTGTCGGATCCCAATGGCACCCCGGCGCCGGACATGGAGCCATTCACCTTCTTCGAAGATGACCGTGTCAAGGTCTCGGCTACCCTGGTGAACCATGCCCCGGTCTTCCCCGCCCTGGCCTACCGCTTCGATACGGACGACGGTTCCGTCGTGTTCTCCGGGGACACGGCTAAATGTGCGAATATGGTCCGGCTGACCCGGGACGCCGATGTTCTGGTGCACGAGGTCATCGACGAAGACTGGGCGGCAGCACTGTTCCCCGCACCCAGAAGTGAGGCAGACGAGGGCTTGTACCGTCATCTGATCCAGGCGCACACCTTGAAGGCAGAAGTGGGAGCCATCGCCGCGGAGGCAAATGTGGGCACACTGGTGCTGTCCCACCTTGTTCCTGTCGTCCAGCCCGAACGAGTCTGGGCCGAATGCGCTAGGGGTTTCGATGGCCGTATGGTCGTTGGCCGGGATTTAGACGTTATTGACGTTGCCAGATAG
- a CDS encoding helix-turn-helix domain-containing protein: MTPVLDTRSVSPADRRDYWSQGIAQHFFPMRVEAVGATSFEARLAGGDMGPVAVRSIQGLPHRVARTQQMIAAADPECILLYLLTKGSIFIEQDDRSCVLRPGSIAWQDTSRPSTFEGRDGFEVLVFSIPKWFIGSRADGIARHTATQTGGGEGHLTPLATPFLASLARTVVEGEGLSSRDAEGAAEMLLPLLRSHEDEEGPHNATPRFEMLLVRMQRYVMEHLRDPELGPEQIARAHYVSTRYVHKLFAASGAGVSAWIREQRLEGAAGELRQSPEASIAAVAARWGYLNPASFSRAFREKHGCAPRDVRCVPQPG, encoded by the coding sequence ATGACACCCGTGCTGGACACCCGATCCGTATCCCCGGCCGATCGCCGGGATTATTGGTCGCAGGGGATCGCCCAGCATTTCTTCCCGATGCGTGTAGAGGCGGTTGGAGCCACGTCGTTCGAGGCGCGATTGGCTGGTGGCGACATGGGGCCGGTCGCGGTCCGATCTATCCAGGGGCTCCCGCATCGGGTGGCACGTACGCAGCAAATGATCGCGGCCGCCGATCCCGAATGCATCCTGCTTTACCTGCTGACTAAAGGATCGATATTTATTGAGCAGGACGACCGTAGTTGTGTCCTTCGGCCGGGATCGATCGCATGGCAGGACACGTCGAGGCCGTCGACGTTCGAGGGCCGCGACGGATTCGAAGTGCTGGTGTTCAGCATTCCTAAGTGGTTCATTGGATCGCGGGCTGATGGCATCGCCCGTCATACCGCGACGCAGACCGGCGGAGGGGAGGGGCATCTCACTCCCCTCGCAACGCCGTTTCTCGCGAGTCTTGCCCGGACCGTAGTCGAGGGCGAGGGGTTGTCGAGCCGCGACGCCGAGGGCGCGGCGGAAATGCTTTTGCCCCTTCTTCGCAGCCATGAAGACGAGGAGGGGCCGCACAATGCGACGCCGCGCTTCGAGATGCTTCTCGTCCGAATGCAACGATATGTGATGGAGCACCTTCGGGATCCTGAACTCGGTCCGGAGCAGATTGCACGGGCCCACTACGTGTCGACTCGCTACGTGCACAAGCTCTTCGCGGCGTCAGGTGCTGGTGTGTCGGCCTGGATCCGCGAACAACGGCTCGAAGGCGCCGCAGGAGAGTTGCGACAGTCGCCGGAAGCATCCATTGCTGCTGTTGCGGCAAGGTGGGGTTATCTTAATCCCGCGAGCTTCAGCCGGGCGTTCCGGGAGAAGCACGGTTGTGCTCCACGGGATGTCAGGTGCGTTCCGCAGCCGGGTTGA
- a CDS encoding substrate-binding domain-containing protein — protein MKKRTNAGRHGLIGTAVVTLTALGLAGCSAAAAPDTDSVAQPGASAAAGQCGSVPDLGANDPDGLLAEFSPGTAAAYNAYPLPIKKSAWADWKSEKDGGYTAAIVGMPPASAFVNVMLDTVRKELAAADFEIVADLAPDDPTNVPLQLQQFSQAVALKPDIIFFIPLAAEPSVDAVKSAGEAGIPVVSMASFMDSEYAVSVAGNSVLQAMNVGAGTLKAIGGAGNVLRVTGIPGISTELYAEEGFQNVLELCPDVSVAGEVTGFFEATTAQTATLQYLATNPAGVDAVLQSGTMGLGVLNAFHESGLEAPPIADIGAARGFAAWAAENTDYPYVGSTTPTVRQAQVSVDIGLRILRGEGPKINQFVNNPFVVDRSNLKELVEPGWNTTDSTDLVGDPQKFFPDEVLKEYFNNPSS, from the coding sequence ATGAAGAAGCGCACGAATGCAGGGCGCCATGGCCTGATCGGGACGGCAGTTGTCACGCTGACGGCTCTAGGCCTCGCGGGATGCTCGGCGGCTGCGGCCCCAGATACCGACTCGGTCGCTCAGCCGGGCGCTTCGGCGGCCGCGGGCCAGTGTGGCTCTGTGCCGGACCTCGGAGCAAACGATCCGGACGGGCTGCTCGCGGAGTTCAGTCCCGGGACGGCTGCTGCGTACAACGCCTACCCGCTGCCGATCAAGAAGTCCGCCTGGGCCGACTGGAAGTCGGAGAAGGATGGGGGATACACGGCAGCCATCGTTGGCATGCCGCCAGCCAGTGCATTCGTCAACGTCATGCTGGACACGGTCCGCAAGGAACTGGCTGCTGCCGACTTCGAAATCGTCGCCGACCTTGCTCCGGACGACCCGACCAATGTGCCGCTCCAGCTGCAGCAGTTCAGCCAGGCCGTGGCACTTAAGCCGGATATCATCTTCTTCATTCCATTGGCCGCGGAGCCGTCGGTCGACGCGGTGAAGTCTGCGGGTGAGGCAGGCATCCCGGTGGTCTCGATGGCATCATTTATGGACTCGGAGTATGCGGTGTCTGTGGCAGGCAATAGCGTCTTGCAGGCTATGAATGTCGGTGCGGGGACTTTGAAGGCAATCGGCGGTGCAGGGAACGTTCTGCGCGTTACGGGAATCCCGGGTATCTCGACGGAACTCTATGCGGAGGAGGGGTTCCAGAATGTACTCGAGCTGTGCCCCGACGTTTCCGTCGCCGGCGAGGTGACAGGCTTCTTTGAAGCGACCACAGCGCAGACCGCGACGTTGCAGTACCTTGCGACGAATCCGGCTGGAGTCGATGCGGTGCTGCAATCCGGGACCATGGGCCTTGGTGTGCTCAACGCTTTCCATGAATCGGGACTCGAGGCACCGCCCATTGCGGACATCGGGGCGGCCCGGGGCTTCGCGGCCTGGGCTGCGGAGAATACGGACTACCCGTATGTTGGCTCCACGACTCCGACGGTGAGGCAGGCGCAGGTATCGGTCGACATCGGTCTTCGCATCCTCAGGGGCGAGGGGCCGAAAATCAACCAGTTTGTCAACAACCCCTTCGTTGTAGACCGGTCGAACCTCAAGGAGCTCGTGGAGCCGGGGTGGAATACTACAGATTCCACAGACCTGGTCGGTGACCCGCAGAAGTTCTTCCCGGACGAGGTTCTCAAGGAGTACTTCAACAACCCGAGCAGCTGA
- a CDS encoding sugar ABC transporter ATP-binding protein translates to MEDGSTGLHLSALRKRFGATVALADGHLHVKPGEVHTLLGENGSGKSTLVKIIGGVHQPDDGDLTINGDALTFRSPRQANAAGIATVFQEVLTAGSQSVLENIWLGTDGMFRRRRSSAEQRATAAEVLGRLIDGIRLESPAGALSLSDRQAVCIARALVRDPCVLILDESTAALDVQTRDRLFAEMRRLKSEGCAILFISHRMDEIEEISDRVTVLRSGRTISTVDRGTMSIPQLISDMTGASNLAEHQTQERELGPIVLRAEDLRLSPGSEPITFELRRGELVGLAGLEGHGQDEFLRRLAGLSEGEGAVTQIPADAARRRSPTSGGGIAYLPRERRGESLFESMSILENFALPTMPKDRRGPLLSAQRMAERFAKAARGLSIKHGNANDAISTLSGGNQQKVLLARWLATDPTVLLLNDPTRGVDITTKREIYAALQQLCAEGMSAVVLSSEVEEHVELVDRVLVFRNQSVFAEIGRAEIDNEAIVAAYFGQKVAGVA, encoded by the coding sequence ATGGAAGATGGGTCGACAGGTCTTCACCTGTCAGCGCTGCGTAAACGCTTTGGGGCGACCGTCGCTCTCGCCGATGGCCACCTGCACGTTAAGCCGGGCGAGGTTCACACACTCCTCGGAGAGAACGGCTCGGGCAAGAGCACGCTGGTCAAGATCATCGGCGGCGTGCACCAGCCAGATGACGGTGACTTAACCATCAACGGCGATGCCCTCACTTTCCGCTCCCCCCGGCAAGCAAATGCCGCAGGGATCGCAACGGTCTTCCAGGAGGTACTGACCGCCGGCAGCCAGTCGGTTCTTGAGAACATCTGGCTCGGAACGGACGGCATGTTCCGCCGCCGCCGCAGTAGCGCCGAACAACGCGCGACGGCAGCTGAAGTGCTGGGCCGCCTGATCGACGGGATCCGGCTGGAGTCCCCTGCCGGCGCCCTTTCCCTTTCAGACCGGCAAGCCGTTTGCATTGCACGCGCGTTAGTCCGCGACCCTTGCGTCCTCATTCTCGATGAATCGACAGCTGCACTGGATGTGCAAACGCGTGACCGTCTGTTCGCGGAAATGCGGCGGCTTAAATCTGAGGGTTGCGCCATCCTCTTCATCTCGCATCGCATGGACGAGATCGAGGAGATCTCGGACCGTGTCACCGTGCTCCGCTCCGGCCGGACGATCTCCACCGTGGACCGCGGCACCATGTCTATTCCCCAGCTGATCTCCGATATGACCGGGGCGTCGAACCTTGCTGAGCATCAAACCCAGGAGCGCGAACTGGGGCCCATAGTCCTCCGGGCGGAAGACCTCCGGCTCTCCCCCGGATCTGAGCCGATTACCTTTGAACTGCGCCGCGGCGAGCTCGTCGGGCTGGCGGGCCTTGAAGGACACGGCCAGGACGAGTTCCTTCGCCGGCTGGCCGGGCTCAGCGAGGGTGAAGGAGCTGTCACCCAGATTCCAGCTGACGCTGCACGACGCCGCAGCCCAACTTCCGGCGGGGGCATCGCGTACTTGCCGCGGGAGCGCCGCGGAGAATCCCTGTTCGAATCCATGTCGATTCTAGAGAACTTCGCGCTGCCTACCATGCCGAAAGACCGCCGGGGGCCGCTGCTGAGTGCGCAGCGCATGGCTGAACGGTTCGCGAAGGCTGCCAGGGGCCTCAGCATCAAACACGGCAATGCCAACGATGCCATCTCGACGTTGTCAGGCGGGAACCAGCAAAAGGTGCTGCTGGCTCGCTGGCTGGCCACCGACCCCACAGTGCTCTTGCTGAACGACCCCACACGGGGTGTAGACATCACGACCAAACGCGAGATCTACGCAGCGCTGCAACAGCTCTGCGCAGAGGGAATGAGTGCGGTCGTGCTCTCCAGCGAAGTCGAAGAACACGTCGAACTCGTCGACCGCGTGCTTGTCTTCCGGAACCAGAGCGTGTTTGCCGAAATCGGGCGAGCCGAGATCGACAACGAAGCCATTGTTGCAGCCTACTTCGGGCAGAAAGTCGCAGGTGTCGCATGA
- a CDS encoding ABC transporter permease: MFQRWPFGFAMLLCAILLIINLVVSPSFASPTRLSSTLATLAPFVLVGFASTPAILSGGIDISVGPLATLINCVFVAVLIPAGLGDWPLAVPLLLAIAMAVGAINGVLVAIVRLHPVVATTGVLFLLIGASLTIAKNPVIAPDNWTRPLAGSIGVLPGAVITLGVAALVWFLLKRTVFVSNLLATGDSDSSAYGSGVNVTAMRVLAYTLGGLFAGIAGIALSALLQASGSSLASTYALLGLAAAVLGGTRLGGGRGGLLGTFFGALAIYLLQQLLTSTGVQPNLIEFTYGLLLIVGVVLGATLLSPRISRRTA; encoded by the coding sequence ATGTTTCAACGATGGCCCTTCGGATTCGCGATGCTGCTGTGCGCGATCCTGTTGATCATCAATCTCGTCGTTTCTCCGAGCTTCGCCTCCCCGACGCGCCTAAGCTCGACGCTGGCAACCCTGGCGCCGTTCGTGCTGGTCGGCTTCGCATCCACACCGGCCATCCTCTCCGGCGGCATTGACATCTCCGTCGGCCCCCTGGCCACCCTGATCAACTGCGTTTTCGTAGCCGTCCTAATCCCCGCCGGGCTGGGTGACTGGCCCCTCGCGGTCCCCCTCTTGCTAGCCATCGCGATGGCGGTCGGCGCCATCAACGGCGTGCTCGTGGCCATCGTGCGCCTGCATCCGGTCGTGGCCACCACCGGCGTCCTCTTCCTGCTCATCGGCGCCTCGCTGACGATCGCCAAAAACCCCGTCATCGCACCCGACAACTGGACTCGGCCGCTGGCCGGCTCCATCGGCGTCCTGCCCGGTGCAGTCATCACGCTGGGCGTCGCGGCGCTTGTGTGGTTCCTGCTGAAGCGGACCGTTTTTGTCAGCAACCTTCTGGCGACCGGGGACAGCGACTCCTCAGCCTACGGATCCGGCGTGAACGTGACGGCGATGCGCGTGCTCGCCTACACCCTGGGCGGATTGTTCGCCGGCATCGCCGGGATCGCCCTGTCGGCTCTGCTGCAAGCGTCCGGTTCCTCCCTCGCCAGCACGTATGCGCTTCTCGGTCTGGCCGCCGCCGTCCTCGGAGGAACGAGACTCGGAGGCGGCCGCGGCGGCTTACTCGGAACGTTCTTCGGAGCACTCGCCATCTACCTGCTCCAGCAACTGCTCACGTCCACCGGCGTTCAACCTAACCTCATCGAATTCACCTACGGCCTGCTGCTGATCGTCGGTGTAGTGCTCGGAGCGACGCTGCTCAGCCCTCGAATTTCACGGAGAACCGCATGA
- a CDS encoding ABC transporter permease, which yields MQQPILQVLVLGVVVAWLLATVPGIANLRSATALLIIASLLSLAAMGQTLVVILGGLDLAIPGYVIFGAFVAANLAGGQGWPVPVAFLLTIAVCGGLGAAIGFLCHRLKVEPLMMTLGMGAALTGGTLFLANGNYASAPPEFLRNLAGVTSTTFGMPLPPIILIVAVAAVLLWFGLTRTPAGRSLYATGINARAAKLTRINTTAVWTLVFAASGTLAGIAGMFIASFSSGWAQSIGEPYLFSGLAAVLVGGTTFGSIRGSFTRTLLGALILTGLSTIIVSNGLAEAQSRIIYGVIILIVVALYGRERHVRDRF from the coding sequence GTGCAACAGCCGATCCTTCAAGTGCTGGTCCTCGGTGTAGTCGTAGCATGGCTTCTGGCGACCGTCCCCGGAATCGCAAACCTCCGATCTGCCACAGCGCTCCTCATCATTGCATCGCTGCTCTCACTCGCCGCGATGGGCCAGACCTTGGTAGTTATCCTGGGCGGACTCGATCTCGCGATCCCCGGTTATGTCATCTTCGGCGCATTCGTCGCAGCAAACCTGGCCGGCGGACAAGGCTGGCCCGTCCCCGTGGCTTTCCTCCTGACGATCGCCGTATGCGGTGGGCTCGGCGCCGCCATCGGCTTCCTGTGCCATCGGCTGAAGGTCGAACCGCTAATGATGACGCTCGGCATGGGAGCCGCCCTCACCGGAGGCACACTGTTCCTCGCCAACGGAAACTACGCCTCCGCGCCGCCCGAATTCCTGCGGAACCTTGCCGGAGTAACCAGCACGACCTTCGGCATGCCGCTTCCGCCCATCATCCTGATCGTGGCCGTAGCGGCAGTGCTGTTATGGTTCGGGCTCACCCGTACACCCGCCGGCCGCAGCCTCTACGCGACCGGCATCAACGCCCGTGCAGCCAAGCTAACCCGCATCAATACGACCGCCGTATGGACACTTGTGTTCGCAGCCTCGGGCACACTCGCCGGAATTGCAGGCATGTTCATCGCCAGTTTTAGTTCCGGGTGGGCACAGTCGATCGGTGAACCCTACCTGTTCTCCGGGCTGGCCGCCGTTCTCGTGGGCGGGACCACCTTCGGCTCCATCCGCGGCAGCTTCACAAGAACACTGCTCGGCGCCCTCATCCTCACGGGACTATCGACAATCATCGTCAGCAACGGCTTGGCCGAGGCCCAAAGCCGGATCATTTACGGGGTCATCATCCTCATTGTCGTTGCGCTCTACGGCCGGGAGCGGCACGTTCGAGACCGTTTCTGA
- a CDS encoding LysR substrate-binding domain-containing protein: MTRFTLVQLEYLCSVAETGSLAGAAEKLNVSSAAVSAGLAALERSMKAQLVVGRKSQGTQLTAGGHRFYAEAKDILRMAGEAELALAGEAEELVGPLSIGCFPTLAPTVLPAVTKYFSEHHPRVTVNYTIKAQQQLIQKLMLNELDCVLLYDLYLPEGLQKEHLKTVAVYVMVGSDHRVAGRNGVTLKELESEPLVLFDADPANTHSFSIFQRAGVQPQIRYRGTEYELIRGMIARGLGYSLMIHRPAHNLTYEGLRVAYVPIRPAIPDESIVGVWPANVNLNRRARKFIEVARDVLASSSLEENAGLQTPAPPLPDQR, from the coding sequence TTGACGAGGTTCACGCTAGTTCAGCTTGAGTACTTATGTTCGGTGGCCGAGACGGGATCCCTCGCCGGGGCGGCTGAGAAGCTGAATGTCTCTTCCGCGGCAGTCTCCGCCGGGCTCGCTGCCCTGGAGCGGTCCATGAAGGCGCAGCTAGTAGTGGGACGCAAGTCCCAGGGCACACAACTCACCGCCGGCGGGCACCGCTTTTATGCAGAAGCCAAGGACATCCTGCGCATGGCCGGTGAAGCCGAACTCGCTTTGGCAGGCGAAGCCGAGGAACTCGTCGGCCCGCTGTCCATCGGATGCTTCCCGACCCTCGCGCCGACCGTGCTGCCAGCCGTGACCAAGTACTTCTCGGAGCACCACCCGCGTGTCACCGTCAACTACACCATCAAGGCCCAGCAGCAACTCATTCAGAAGCTCATGCTCAATGAGCTTGACTGCGTCTTGCTCTACGACCTGTACCTGCCCGAAGGCCTCCAAAAGGAACATCTCAAGACCGTAGCCGTCTACGTTATGGTGGGCAGCGATCACCGCGTCGCCGGCAGGAACGGCGTGACGCTCAAGGAACTTGAGTCCGAGCCTCTCGTCCTCTTCGACGCCGACCCCGCGAACACGCACAGCTTCAGCATCTTCCAGCGAGCCGGCGTGCAGCCTCAGATCCGATACCGAGGAACCGAGTACGAGCTCATCCGAGGCATGATCGCACGAGGCCTTGGATACTCTCTAATGATTCACCGGCCGGCGCACAATCTCACCTATGAAGGTCTTCGCGTGGCCTACGTTCCTATCCGGCCGGCCATTCCTGACGAGAGCATTGTCGGGGTGTGGCCCGCGAACGTAAACCTCAACCGACGTGCCCGTAAATTCATCGAGGTTGCACGGGACGTTCTGGCATCCTCAAGCTTGGAGGAAAATGCCGGATTGCAAACCCCGGCACCCCCTCTGCCGGACCAAAGATGA
- a CDS encoding MFS transporter, with protein MATKTLNPQRALTRDERRVLAGTLVGTTIEWYDFFIYAQAAGLVFAQLYFAPMGQEGGVWPQMVAWASLGVSFLFRPLGAVVAGYLGDRFGRKGVLIFTLVLMGTATSLIGLLPTYEQWGITAPLLLILMRIIQGISAGGEWGGAVLMAVEHAPTHRRGFFGAYPQIGVPAGMVLATFIVFVVTSLTTDEQFLAWGWRVTFLLSLVLIVIGYFIRRAVSESPVFEEMVALKHESATPLKTLFKNDSKNIVLAALSHIGSSASGYLFIAFFSSYAIRTHGMDQSRVLLASTFAALFWLAFTLYGGSVSDRIGRTKALRIGYTIMFVWMIPLVLLIDTGNIWLYALGLVVFTIGNGLTYGPLSAMYAELFPARVRYSGISISYAIGAVFGGAFAPMIAESLLGSTGSSLSIALYIMVLFVASYIGTSLIKEPRGAELRAR; from the coding sequence GTGGCAACAAAAACGCTCAACCCGCAGCGTGCCCTCACCCGCGACGAACGCCGCGTGCTCGCCGGCACCCTGGTCGGCACCACCATCGAGTGGTACGACTTCTTCATCTACGCACAGGCCGCCGGCCTCGTCTTCGCCCAGCTCTACTTCGCGCCCATGGGTCAGGAGGGAGGCGTTTGGCCCCAAATGGTCGCCTGGGCCTCGCTAGGCGTCAGCTTCCTGTTCCGTCCGCTCGGCGCGGTCGTCGCCGGATACCTGGGCGACAGATTCGGCCGGAAGGGCGTGCTGATCTTCACCCTCGTCCTCATGGGCACGGCCACCAGTCTGATCGGGCTGCTGCCCACCTACGAACAATGGGGAATCACGGCACCGCTGCTGCTGATCCTCATGCGCATCATCCAGGGCATCTCGGCCGGCGGTGAATGGGGCGGAGCGGTCCTCATGGCCGTCGAACACGCGCCGACACACCGCCGCGGCTTCTTCGGCGCCTATCCGCAAATCGGAGTGCCCGCCGGCATGGTCCTGGCCACGTTCATAGTATTCGTCGTGACCTCGCTGACAACCGACGAGCAATTCCTGGCCTGGGGCTGGCGCGTCACATTCCTGCTGTCCCTTGTCCTGATCGTCATCGGCTACTTCATCCGCCGTGCCGTATCCGAAAGCCCGGTGTTTGAGGAGATGGTAGCCCTCAAGCATGAAAGCGCGACGCCGCTGAAGACCCTGTTCAAGAACGATTCAAAGAACATCGTCTTGGCCGCCCTGTCACACATCGGCAGCAGCGCTTCAGGATACCTGTTCATCGCGTTCTTCTCCTCCTACGCGATCCGGACCCATGGCATGGACCAGTCCCGGGTGCTGCTCGCCTCCACGTTCGCGGCCCTCTTCTGGCTCGCCTTCACCCTCTACGGCGGCAGTGTTTCGGACAGGATCGGGCGGACGAAGGCGCTGAGAATCGGCTACACCATCATGTTCGTATGGATGATTCCGCTGGTCCTGCTCATCGACACCGGGAACATCTGGCTTTACGCCCTGGGGCTGGTTGTCTTCACCATCGGCAACGGCCTGACCTACGGACCGCTGTCGGCAATGTATGCCGAACTCTTCCCGGCCCGGGTCCGCTACTCCGGCATTTCGATCTCCTACGCGATCGGAGCCGTTTTCGGCGGGGCCTTCGCCCCGATGATCGCCGAATCCCTGCTCGGATCAACGGGAAGCTCCCTATCCATTGCCCTGTACATCATGGTCCTGTTCGTCGCCTCCTACATCGGGACATCGTTGATCAAGGAACCCAGGGGCGCAGAGCTTCGGGCACGCTAA
- the purU gene encoding formyltetrahydrofolate deformylase, producing MSTFAQSVVPTHTNNPEPWLINDIGRLLVSCPDRPGIVASVSRLITEHGGNILSLDQFTTGLDDGQFFQRTVFHLPGLSARRNNLERDIETDLAGEFQATWRLTEASKRKRVAIFASKTDHCLLDLLWRHKRGEIPMDIVMVVSNHADLADAVRPFGIPYFHVPIIDGDKTAAETKHLELLAGNADLVVLARYMQIISEDFLDMVKVPVINIHHSFLPAFIGAGPYRKAKDRGVKLIGATAHYVTKDLDEGPIIEQDVVRVSHNDSVSQLMRSGADVERAVLSRAVTWHCEDRVMVHGNTTIVF from the coding sequence ATGTCCACTTTCGCCCAGTCTGTCGTCCCCACACACACCAACAATCCGGAACCATGGCTCATCAACGACATCGGCCGGCTACTGGTCAGCTGCCCGGACCGGCCGGGAATCGTAGCCTCGGTCTCACGCCTGATCACGGAGCACGGAGGAAACATCCTCTCCCTCGACCAGTTCACCACCGGCCTCGACGACGGCCAGTTCTTCCAGCGCACCGTATTCCACCTCCCCGGCCTCAGCGCCCGTAGGAATAACCTTGAAAGAGACATAGAGACGGACCTGGCCGGTGAATTCCAAGCAACGTGGAGGCTCACCGAAGCCAGCAAGCGCAAGCGCGTGGCGATCTTCGCTTCGAAGACCGACCACTGCCTCCTTGATCTGTTGTGGCGACACAAGCGCGGAGAGATCCCCATGGACATCGTCATGGTCGTATCCAACCACGCAGACCTGGCCGATGCCGTCCGCCCCTTCGGCATCCCCTACTTCCACGTTCCGATCATTGATGGCGATAAGACGGCTGCCGAGACCAAACACCTCGAGTTGCTGGCCGGCAACGCAGATCTTGTCGTACTCGCCAGGTACATGCAGATCATTTCGGAGGACTTCCTCGACATGGTCAAGGTCCCGGTCATCAACATCCACCACTCCTTCCTCCCCGCTTTCATCGGTGCAGGCCCCTATCGCAAGGCCAAGGACCGCGGTGTGAAGCTGATCGGAGCCACCGCCCATTACGTCACTAAGGACCTCGACGAGGGCCCGATCATCGAACAAGACGTCGTCCGGGTCTCCCACAATGATTCGGTCTCCCAGCTGATGCGCAGCGGCGCAGACGTGGAACGCGCCGTCCTCTCCCGCGCCGTCACATGGCACTGCGAGGACCGGGTGATGGTGCACGGCAACACCACAATCGTCTTTTGA